The Vitis vinifera cultivar Pinot Noir 40024 chromosome 18, ASM3070453v1 region TAactagtagagacctctttagagcttagaggggtgctagaTTTCTAAGAtacctttccaataagtaaccCAATTGTCGGTCttagacttgggtttttcaaaaacacgtTTTTCCAAAAGTTTAAAGAGTTGtttttcttagggttttagtttctaattttattttattttattttttttaaaaaaaaagtggtgactccagtttttcataaaatatagtttttcacCATTAAAAGCAAGTCTTAGCATTGAGTGGGGACGAATGTGAGAAATTTGGATCTACAATACCCCTTTACTCCATTAGCATatccaaaaaatataatttttttggattttggatccaactttgttatttttttaggcATTATACATTACATAATTAGGGCACCCAAATATGTGTAAGGAGGAATAGTTTGTTGGCTTACCAATCGACATCTCTCTATAAGCATTTTCATCTCAATTGTTGTTAATGGAGACCTATTAATTATACAATAGGCAGTTTTTGGCTACTTTAACCCAATATGTTTTGGGTAGTCGTGTAGTCTTCTATATAGATCTCATTCTTTCTAtgagagttctatttttccacTTTgctatgtcatttttttttgtggagtATAAGCAACCGTTTTCTACCATTGTATGCCTTCTTGACTAAAAAATGTATCAAACTCCTGACTGCAAAATTCTCTTTCATTGTCTGTTTTCaaacatttaattttcttttctattttaagcTCTTTCTAtgctttaaatgttttgaatatTGGAAAAACATTTGACTTTCTCTTGATGGGGTACACCTAACATCTTCTAGAATAATAATCTACAAGCAATATCAAATAGTTTGTGCCTCCAAGAGATGTGACCGACGATTCCCAAACATTAAAATGAACCAAGTCTAGAATGCCCTTACTTCTTACAGTAGATTTACTAAATCTTATCTATGTTGCTTACTAATAACACAGTGCTCATAGAATGGTAGACTTATAGTTTTGAGTCTAGGAAACAACTTTTGATTGAAGAGGATTTGCAATCCCTTTTCTGACAAGTGACCAAGTTTGCGATGCCACCTAATTATCAATTCTTCTATAGATTTTGTAGCAAAAGTCTCCGCTTCTTGATATGTCCTTCCATGTAGCATGTACAAATTTGCAACAATCTTCTTTACTTTCATCACCACAAGCATACTTTTGACAACGttcatgattttctttttaagttaaaattcaTCTCTAAGGTTATCCAATTATCCCATTGATAACATATTCTTCTTTAAGCCCTTCGCATGTCATACCTTATGAATAGTGCTAATCACACCATCATCCATCATTTCTTTGATGGAGCCAATACCAACCATTTCCATTGCATGATAATTACACATATGTACATTGATCCTTCTAAGATAAGTTCATATTGGTGAAACCATTCTCTTTGAGATGTCATGTGTCATGTTATTGAGTCAATTAACCAAACTTTAGTAAATCTTTTCCTTTCTACCTTTCACAATGGTTATTGCCTTGTTGTACAAGATTTCACCTTCATCTAAAATATTTGATACACAACTTTGAGTATTTGATGGCacatattatttctttttcatgtttttcttaGCTTCTCTTTTGTAGTGCCAATACTCTATTTTCACATGCCCTTATTTTCCATAGTGATAACATTTATCTTTCTTATTACCTTGGATTTTGACTTGTTCTGGTTGTGACTCCCACTAAAACTACGTTCTCTTGATAttcctctaaaaataattagagcCTCACTTTGCTAAGTAGATGATATTTTGTCTTCCTTGTTTTTGTGCCTACTTTCTTTCTCAAGTGCAGTACTCACAACATCATTAAAGACTAGCATTGTTCTCAAAGCACCATTGGGTAAATTTATGATGAGATGATCATGCAAATTAGGTAAAATTTGAAGTAGAAGTTCAACATGTTCCTTCTCTTCTATGTTATGCTTCATGACAAATAGCTGAGAGAATAGAGTTTTCAAGGTGTTGATTTGTTCAATCATCAAAGTAGATTATGACATCTAAATAGTGTAGAGTCttcttttcaaaagattttgTTGTACAATGACTTGCTTCATATAGTTTGGTCAAATTATCCCAAATTCCTTTTGCCAATTGTGATTATGAGATGCTTGGAAATATATTATTTGCCTGCTAAATGCAAGCTTGAAAATGACATTCTCATCCATTAGCACCCGCTTTCTACCTTCaacattttctgatttttcaCCAATTGCTTCTAGGTAATTTTTCTTCCTCAAGATggctttcttttcattttccataGCCTAAAAGTTCTCttattaaacttttatattttaaattttgccAACATTTGTTCACTTTTATAGTGAACGGTTACCCAAAATAGTAGTAAGTGTTTATGTGTTAAATACACTACGAAAGTGGATGAGTCACAATGTTCCCACTTTCCTTAGGCTCTTAGCACCTTTTTGACATAATTTTCCTAGATGTGTACTAACCATACAAGTAACCACCTACTATCCTAAACCTAGGGCTTTGATACCACTACTACGAAATAATACATgcaattataatttcaaaataaaaaaataaaaaaatatagcaataaagaaaataataaataaaacaatgggTAAAACTACGACGTACTGACATGGTAAAACCCTTCTAATTATGAGGGAAACCTTCAGAGGACAAGTTCGAAAAAATATCTACTTTGAAGATAACATTAATTACAATATATCTTAATTTGGAAGAGAGAACATaaaaacttacaaaataatgaaaGCCTTGTTTAGGATGAATAGTGTAAGGAGTGGAGACCTCCTTTTATAACACAAGAAAGTtccttcctttttgttttcttctaatgtggGATGACTTCAACCTTAACTGATTTGTACAACATGCAAATATTTGTGTTTGATACCCTTTTGTAAGATTAATCCAAATTTTATTAGCTtaatttcctctattttttgaGCAATCGAGGCAGAAAATTAGCATCAGAGAGAGAGACTTACACACTCTAGTAAGAGAATTGcctgcatttttatttttatttttgggttgaagtggctaaaataaaaaggataatttttttttttttttttgtctaactTCTTAGATATCAACCAGAACATAATATTTGTTGCTATACAGTCATTCAAAATATGGTCTAACCATATAATGAAAAGCAAGCCTATCTtaaacaaagacaacaaaaaaattgcCTAGTCAACGGTGGTTCTGAATCCTGAACTATTGCTTACCTATATCTCAATCTAAGTGTCATTAGTGTGACTGAAAAGAAACTAACGTggtagaaaataagaaagaaaacaaatattctTATATGTGAAAATTTTCTATCTCATATCTCCAAATCTACCTAATATTCCATATGCTAAGCCCCTTTCCTTAAAGGTGAAATTAATGATCACTTCATTagcatataataataataaaaaaaacataagtaACAGCTATGtagtaaaattgaaattaaaagacCTCAAACAAACATGCATCTTAGCTATTCGTATCCATTTATATCCGATATTTTGCCGATATTTCAGTAAAATATCCCTATTTTCCAATCCATGATTTAATTATCTGTCATTATTCTACCCTAATCTTCAAACTCTCAAAACCTGTCAAGAATGTGTCTGGATGAAAGTCTTTTTGGTGTCTGCTAGCCTTAACAAAATGTTGAGGTAATCTACTAATGAGCATGGGGTACCATGTCatgaatgtaaaaaaaaattaaaattaagtgtTGAGTAATATAAGAGTACCATTGAAAACATGTGCATTCAGTtaaagtaaaacaatatatcTTAATTCTTTTCAGATTTAATAGATTGTTTATGGGGTCATTTGACTTGTGGTTGtctattatattaatttttatatcatcaACCCTTATAAATTACTAGACTAAAGTCCAGtggtttcataattttaattaaagagCAAACTAGACacatcaaaattaataaatcagaCAAGAAGCCATATTCATCTCAACCCAAAGTTTGCATTATGATCACATTTGGAATCATAAAAAAACTGCAGCGAAACAATAGAGTACATATTATTGCTTATTAGTTTAAATCAGCAGGCATGGCTACAATTTTTCCTGGTGTGTAcaaacagaaagaaagaaagctctATACTTGTATTTAGTCATAAGACATAACAAGCTAATTCATTAGTACTGATTAAAGACTAGATCATCTTATAAAGATTCCTAGTTTGAATTAGGTAATTGGAGGTAGCACAAGTGAGCAAAAGAAAGACTATATAGAGAGCTTATCATCCAAAGAACCAGTCCATCTGAGTGAGTAGCTCACCTATTCATTTATCTTTCTCAATTCCAATTTAATATTGCAGATTTGCATTCATCCCTTCTATGTCTCTGGCCTTTTCATCTTGCTCCGACTAATCAATTAGCTTCAATAGGATGATAAAATTGCAGAATTCTGGGAATATATGAGTGATTTTCCTTTATTCAATAAGTTTGGATGCAAACACATTACTTTTGGATATCCATAAGAGAATTAAGAAAGGGTTGTTCATATTTATAGGCATTCAGTTAAGCCTTAAACTCAATTCATCAAGGACTTCATATTACCAAAAAATACTAGACAAATGATGAAATTAAGCAGAAGATTCTTATTTGTCGTGCAAGCATAAGTTTTCTTGCAGACAATATCAGGGTGTAATTATACTGTTTCAAGCAACTGCACATCATTATATGTTCATAGTTCTAAACATTGCTTCATATCAAATCATCCCAAGTGGAATCCATAATATTAATAGTTTTATACTACAAATTTGTGCAGCACATTCATGTACATGAactcttcaaaaatattttagggttttgttaCTGAACAAGAACTACATAAATTTCATGTATACTTCTCTGTCAAACACACAGGTTAGATAGATCTTCACCCGGCCCAGTACCAGCAATTGTTAATTTCTGTATGATTTTGGATGATGTTTGATGAAACTTCTGAAGAAGCCATCACATGTTTTTCCAAGGAAGTGGAAAGAAAAGGACATGAGAAGCAGGACAACATTGGTCCTTGCAggaaacaaaattttccaacatCTACTAGAAGTCTTGATATTCAGAACTAGGAAAAGTCTGCCTTCCTTGGAGTTGCTTGTACGTGCCATTAATTCCGATAAGGGCTTATTCCTAGAAACCAGCTAGCAGGGATAGGGACTGATAAGGACTGGCCTGCTTAATATTCTATAAAGAGCTTAATTTATtgcattttattcattttttccatGTTGAATGTTGTAGACATGAAGGTCCAGGAAGGCTTCGTTGTTGAATGATGAAAGATGAAGACAGTTACATGATGGAActcatgattttgatttttatcaaCAATGACTTTTGAAGTGAGCTACAAGTTTATAAGACTACATCTTGGCCTGTCGGTAGTTGAAGATCAGAAAACCTAAATATGTATTATTAGGAACAAATAATCCAACTTATGCTCAAAATAATTTGATGAGAATAGATGCAGTAGAGCTGAGGACAGACTTTCGATGGGCAATGTATAGATCAATAGTCATGATTTCTTATACCCAAAATTACAGGTTTATGATCAACCAACACCGTGATGATCAATTAGAAATTTTCTCTAGAAGCATGTGGAGTCAATAGCATTACGAAACAGATTCCATTGGTATGAACTTTGTAAATTCATAGAGAATTTCATCAAGgaataaacttaattttcattACCGCGTAATtctaaaactttgaaaattctTGACATGAGAAGCAGGACAACATTGGTCCTTGCAggaaacaaaattttccaacatCTACTAGAAGTCTTGATATTCAGAACTAGGAAAAGTCTGCCTTCCTTGGAGTTGCTTGTACGTGCCATTAATTCCGATAAGGGCTTATTCCTAGAAACCAGCTAGCAGGGATAGGGACTGATAAGGACTGGCCTGCTTAATATTCTATAAAGAGCTTAATTTATtgcattttattcattttttccatGTTGAATGTTGTAGACATGAAGGTCCAGGAAGGCTTCGTTGTTGAATGATGAAAGATGAAGACAGTTACATGATGGAActcatgattttgatttttatcaaCAATGACTTTTGAAGTGAGCTACAAGTTTATAAGACTACATCTTGGCCTGTCGGTAGTTGAAGATCAGAAAACCTAAATATGTATTATTAGGAACAAATAATCCAACTTATGCTCAAAATAATTTGATGAGAATAGATGCAGTAGAGCTGAGGACAGACTTTCGATGGGCAATGTATAGATCAATAGTCATGATTTCTTATACCCAAAATTACAGGTTTATGATCAACCAACACCGTGATGATCAATTAGAAATTTTCTCTAGAAGCATGTGGAGTCAATAGCATTACGAAACAGATTCCATTGGTATGAACTTTGTAAATTCATAGAGAATTTCATCAAGgaataaacttaattttcattACCGCGTAATtctaaaactttgaaaattctTGAACTTTGAAAATTCACCTTCATCAGGCCTGTCATATACGTAGAAGAGAACATGTTTCCTTTAAATAGGGCTTATTGCAAAGAAGTTAACATAACCTTTCCTTCGTATATCCCATAAAAGCCATTTTTTAGCTTTTCTTCAGTTCTCTGCGTCTTTGTATTCAGTTAATTAACAGCATGTTAGgtataagtcattttgcatgcTTTTCCCCAGTGGTTGTTGAGTCTCTACTTCTAGCACTTCTCTTGGTTGGTTCTTTTAGTCCAGTTGAATGTTTCCATTTCAATTATCCATTGTTCAATGAGTCTACTGAGAATGATTTCCACTTAATGCGTTCAGAGATAGCTGTGAATGCCATCCAAGTTACACATGATGTTTCTGGAAGTCCTATTACAAATTTGTCTGGCCAGGCCCTGTATAAAAGGCCATTCAAGCTGTGGAGTGAAAGCAAAGGCACAGCATCCTTCAATACGACCTTTGTGTTCAGAATCACTCCGAGGACAGATCCAGGTGGTGAAGGCTTGGCCTTTATCTTAACTGGGCATGCCACTCGTCCAGAGAACAGTGAAGGGAAATGGCTTGGGATTGTGAATGCAAGCACAAATGGATCAGCTCAAAACCAGATAGTGGCAGTAGAATTTGACACCAGGAAAAGCTACATGGAGGACTTGAGCAACAACCACATTGGCGTGAACGTGAACAGCGTCTACTCAATCAAACAAGCGAATCTAAGCATCAATCTTTCAAGTGGCACCGATATAACAGTGAAGGTTCAATATGATGGGAAAATTTTGAGTGCCTTTGTTGGAACGCAGATGAAGGCTCCAGCAATCGCTCTTCCTATTAACCTCCCAGAACATCTGCCACAGAAAGTTTTTGTGGGATTCTCGGCTTCAACGGGGAATCACACTCAACTGAACTGTGTAAGCTCATGGGAATTCAGTGGTTTGAGTGTAGATGAAGATCCTGACTTGTTATGGGTCTGGATCATGGTTCCAGTAACAGTTTTGGTTAGTGGGGTTGCCTTCTATTTCTCTTGGAAATGCAAATGTGCAAAGCAGGAGGAAGAGGAGGATGATCCGTGGGTAGAACAACAGATTCAAGGCTCATCCACAGCTCCAAGGAAATTTCGACTGAAAGAACTTAAAACTGCTACAGAAAATTTCAACTCCAAGAATGAGCTTGGCAAAGGTGGATTTGGGAGAGTCTACAAAGGAttcttgaagaataaggaggtAGCTGTGAAAAGATTTTCAAGGAATTCCCATCAAAGCAAGCAAGATTTTATAGCAGAAGTCACAACAATCAGCAATCTACATCACAAAAATCTTGTCAAATTAGTTGGATGGTGCTATGAAAAAAGGGAACTCCTTCTAATATATGAGTTCATGCCAAATACGAGCCTAGACAAGCtcatattctataaaaaatccGACGAGGAGAATCCAATCACACTGAATTGGGAAACAAGATATGGAATCATTTGCGGGGTGGCTCAGGCATTGGACTATCTTCACAATGGATGCGAGAAGAGGGTGCTTCACCGAGACATAAAAGCGAGCAATATAATGTTGGATTCAGATTTCAATGCCCGGTTGGGAGATTTTGGACTGGCTAGAATTATTCAACAGAGTGATTACACTCACCACTCAACAAAAGAGATTGCAGGGACACCTGGGTATATGGCTCCAGAAAGTTTTCATACTGGTAGGGCTGCCGTTGAAACCGATGTATATGCCTTCGGTGTTCTTGTACTGGAAGTTGTCTGTGGAAGAAAGCCTGGAGATCAAAGCGTGAACAACAAATACAACAACGGGATAGTGGATTGGGTATGGGAATACTATAGGAGACAAAGGATTCTGGATGTCGTAGATTTGCGACTGAATGGGGTTTTCCGCAAGGAGCAGACTGAATATGCACTGATGTTGGCATTGTCCTGTTGTCATCCCAACCCATACCAGAGGCCATCCATGAGAATTTCTTTAAGGGTTCTTACAGGAGAGGTGGACCCACCAGTTATCCCCATTGAAAAACCTCCTTTTGTGTGGCCGGCCACACCTCCGGTCTCTTTCAGGGAGGATTTGGAATATCCTCCCACAGGAGGCCTGCTCTCTCCACCTTCAGAACTCATTGGGAGATAAATCAGGCTGAAAACTTGCTCCAGTAGGTCTTGCATGTCTTCTTTTTCCTTGCGTGAAGTGATGTCCACCTTCGACTATATATGATGCTTGGCGTTTTTATTAGGTGTCTTAGATAATTTGTCCTTGTATGTTTAAGGCATGAGCACCCGATATTCAATCTGTGTGTCTCATAAGTTTACTTAATTAAGTCTTCCAAGGTATATCGAACTTGAGTTTGAGGTTAGGAAAATGGAGCTTAGATGGTTCGTTGATATTGTGTATGCTGGTTCACAGTCCTTGGCACTAAATATAAGTCGTATAGAAAAACTTGTCTCAATAAATTAGATTGACCCAGAGGGAGTAAATGCGTTTgtgctttaaaattttgagcCTTGATCGATTAGGTAGAAGTTCCATCAATGCTGCATTCATGTAATTTTAAGACCACCTTGATTATTATTGACCCTAAATCTTCATTGAATTGAGCAC contains the following coding sequences:
- the LOC100263697 gene encoding probable L-type lectin-domain containing receptor kinase S.5, which produces MLGISHFACFSPVVVESLLLALLLVGSFSPVECFHFNYPLFNESTENDFHLMRSEIAVNAIQVTHDVSGSPITNLSGQALYKRPFKLWSESKGTASFNTTFVFRITPRTDPGGEGLAFILTGHATRPENSEGKWLGIVNASTNGSAQNQIVAVEFDTRKSYMEDLSNNHIGVNVNSVYSIKQANLSINLSSGTDITVKVQYDGKILSAFVGTQMKAPAIALPINLPEHLPQKVFVGFSASTGNHTQLNCVSSWEFSGLSVDEDPDLLWVWIMVPVTVLVSGVAFYFSWKCKCAKQEEEEDDPWVEQQIQGSSTAPRKFRLKELKTATENFNSKNELGKGGFGRVYKGFLKNKEVAVKRFSRNSHQSKQDFIAEVTTISNLHHKNLVKLVGWCYEKRELLLIYEFMPNTSLDKLIFYKKSDEENPITLNWETRYGIICGVAQALDYLHNGCEKRVLHRDIKASNIMLDSDFNARLGDFGLARIIQQSDYTHHSTKEIAGTPGYMAPESFHTGRAAVETDVYAFGVLVLEVVCGRKPGDQSVNNKYNNGIVDWVWEYYRRQRILDVVDLRLNGVFRKEQTEYALMLALSCCHPNPYQRPSMRISLRVLTGEVDPPVIPIEKPPFVWPATPPVSFREDLEYPPTGGLLSPPSELIGR